The region GCAGCTCCCCGCGCAACCACGGCGCCACCCACGACACCGCGACGAACACGTACCGCATCAACCCGATCGCCAGCACCCACAGCCCGGACGACAGCGCCACGTGGACGCTGAGCACGAGGATCAGGAACGCGTCGACCTCCATGTCGAACCGCGCCCCCATCGGCGAGGCGGTGCCGGTGCGGCGGGCCACCCGACCGTCCACGAAGTCCAGCGACAGCGCCACGGCGGCGAACACCACCAGCAGCCCGACCGGGACGTCCTCGCCCATCCGATCGGCCACCAGCGCGGCCACCGCGCCCACCAGGACGCCGCGGGCGAGCGTGACCCGGTCGGCCGGGCCGGGGGAGCGCACCCCGGCGCGCACCATCGCCGCGGCCAGCAGGACCCAGGTCGCCAGGCCGTAGGCGGTGCCCGCCAGCCAGCCCGGCGGTCCGAGCCCGACGGTGCCGCCGAGCACGCCCAGCAGCAGGACCTGCGCGCCCGCCCAGACGGCGTGTTCCGGCACGGCCGGCGCGGCGGTGTGCTGAAGTGTGATCATCGGTGCCCCTCATGACCCGTTTTCGGAGGTTGCCGGATGACACGCGCCGCACGGGCACTGTGGTTCACCTCGGCCGGGAAATGTTCGATCCGGTCCGGGCCGCTGCCCGATCCAGGGCCGGGCGAGGTGCTGGTGCGCACCCTGCACACGGCGGTCAGCCGGGGCACCGAGACCCTGGTCCTGAACGGCTCGGTGCCCGCCAACCAGCACTCCGCGATGCGCGCGCCGTTCCAGGAGGGCGGGTTCCCGTTCCCGGTGAAGTACGGGTACCTCAACGTCGGGGTGGTCGAGCAGGGCCCGGCCGCGCTGCTCGGCCGCACGGTGTTCTGCCTGTACCCGCACCAGACCCGGTACGTCGTCCCGGACCACGCCGTCACGCCCGTCCCCGACGCGGTCCCGGCACAGCGCGCCGTGCTCGCCGGCACGGTGGAGACCGCCGTGAACGCCCTGTGGGACGCCCGGCCGATGGTCGGCGACCGGATCGCCGTGGTCGGCGGCGGCATGGTCGGCTGCTCGGTGGCGGCGCTGCTGGCGCGGCTGCCCGGCGCACGGGTCCAGCTGGTCGACGTCGACCCGGCCCGCCGCACGACCGCCGCCGCGCTCGGCGTGGACTTCGCGACGCCCGAGGAGGCCACCGGCGGGCTGGACCTGGTGGTGCACGCCAGCGCGTCGGAGGCGGGCCTGGAGACGTCGCTGGGCCTGCTCCGGCCGGAGGGGGTGGTGCTGGAGCTGAGCTGGTACGGCGCGCGGCGGGTCGGCGTCGCGCTGGGCGAGCACTTCCACTCCCGCCGGCTGTCCGTGCGGGCCAGCCAGGTCGGCGTGGTCGGCCGCCCGGACCGCACCCACGCCGAACGCCTCGCGCTCGCCCTGGACCTGCTCGCCGACCCGGCGTTCGACGCGCTGATCACCGGCGCGAGCCCGTTCGACGACCTGCCGGCCGTGCTGCCCCGGCTGGCGTCGGGCGACCTCGCCGCGCTGTGCCACCGGATTGACTACGGTCACGCCCATGACCGGTGACCCGCTGCCCCGCGCCACGACCGCCGACGTCCGGGAGCGCGGCGCGCGGGTCGCCGTGCTGCCGGTGGGCAGCTTCGAGCAGCACGGCCCGCACCTGCCGCTGGTCACCGACACCGTGGTGGCCTGCGCCATCGCCGAGCGGATCGCCGCCGAGCACCCGGTGCTGCTGTTGCCGCCGATCACCATCTCCTGCTCGCACGAGCACGCCGCGTGGCCCGGCACGGTGAGCATCTCGGCCCGCACCCTGTACGCCGTGGTCACCGACATCGCCGAGTCGCTGCGCCGGTCCGGCGTGCCGAAGCTGGTGCTGGTCAACGCGCACGGCGGCAACTACGTGCTGTCGAACGTGGTGCAGGAGGCCGAGGGCCTGGCGCTGTTCCCGGAGCGCTCCGACTGGCACGCCGCCCGCGCCGCCGCCGGCCTGGCGACCTCCGGGCAGAGCGACATGCACGCCGGGGAGCTGGAGACCTCGATCCTGCTGCACGTCCGCCCGGACCTGGTCGGTCCGGACCGGGTCGACCACCTGGCCGAGGACCGCCCGCACCTGCTGACCCACGGCCTGCACCGCTACTCCGGGTCCGGCGTGGTGGGCCGGCCGTCGCTGGCGTCAGCCGACAAGGGCCGGCACCTGCTGGACAGCCTGGCCGGCTCGTTCGCGGGCCACCTGGCGGCGCTGTGAGCCGGGAACCAGGGTGAGCACCCCCGGCAGCGCGGCGACCAGCGCCAGCACCCCGTAGACCACGGCGGTGGTCACGCCCTGCGCCGCGCCCAGCCCGGCCGCCCCGAACGCCACCGCCAGGAACGCCTCGCGCGGCCCGAACCCGCCGATGTTCACCGGCACCGCCATCACCAGCAGCGCGAGCACGACCAGCGGGACCAGTCGGCCCAGCGGCGCGGTCGAGCCGGCCGCCCGCGCGGCGACCACGAACAGCGCGACGTGCCCGGCCACCGCCACCGCGGACAGAGCCGCGACCCGGGGCAGCGCGTACCGGGTGAGCAGCGCGCGGCGCGCGTCGGAGAACGTCCGGCCCAGCACCGCGCGGACCTTCGGCACCCGGCTCGCGACCACAGTGCCGGCCACCGCGCCGACCACCGCGCCGACCACCAGGACCGCAACGGCGGACACCACGACACCGGGCCGGACGTCGACCGCCACCGGCCGCGCGACCAGCACCGCGACCGCGACCAGCACCAGCACGACCTGCCCGGCGAACCGCTCGAACACCACCGCCCGCACGCCCCGGCCGACATCGCCGGACTGCTGGCCGTGGGAGACCGCGCGGTGCACGTCGCCGAGCACGCCGGCGGGCAGCACCGCGTTGAGCAGCAGGCTGCGGTAGTAGTCGGAGACGGCGCTGCCGAGCGTGAGCGGCAGGCCGAGCCCGCGCGCCACCACGCACCACCGCCACGCGCCGCACACCGTGGTCAGCAGCCCGATCCCGAGGGCCGCGACCACCGACCACGGGTCGACCGCCCGCAGCCCGTCGAGGAACGCCGCCGACCCCAGCCGCCACCCCAGCACCACCAGGATGCCGACCGCCGCCACCAGCCGCAGCCACGGCCACACCCGCGTCACGACGACCCCTCCGGCCGGGTCGTCACGGCACCGCCAGGAGATCGGTGTGGTGCACCACGGTCCGCAGCCCGCCGGCGAGCCTGCGCCGCAGGTAGTCGGGCGCGTCGGCGGCCAGCGCCGGGTCCTGCTCGACGGCCGCGCCGACCCAGCCGCGCAGCCACTCGGCGGTCAGCGCGGCCTGGTCGGGGCCCAGCCGCCACGGGCTCGGCCTGGTCTCGACCCGCGCGCCGAGCGCCGTGAACGCCTCCTCGGCGGCCGCCGCCGCACCGGGCCCGAGCAGGCCGTCCCGGCGCTGGTGGTCGTTGAACGCGTCGCGCAGCCGCGCGTCGAGCGGCTCGGCCGGGTCGAACTCGACGCGACCGGTCACGGTGAGGGTCAGCAGAGCGGGCACACCCGCTCCTACGCACGCCGCCGCCAACCCGTTCACCTGCTCCCGGGTCAGCACGTCGAGCAGCGCCGACGCCGTCACCAGCGACGCGCCCGCCAGGTCGGCGGCCCGCAACGCGCCGAGGTCGCCCGCCACCGTCCGCGCCGTCACGCCCGGCCCGGTCACCGTCGCACCCGCCACGGCCAGCAGCCGGGGGTCCCGGTCGTGCAGCACCCAGTGCTGCGCGCCGGCCAGCCGCGCGGAGAGCCACCGCCCCATCGATCCCGTGCCACACCCCAGATCACGGACGAGGACCGGGTTCCGGTTCAGCACGATCTCGCGGGCCCGGTCCGCCAGTTCGGCGCTGCGCGCGGCGGCGTCCGCCGGTTCGCGCAGGGCCAGCCACTCCGGGGCGAAACCAGGGGAGGTCATGTCCGCAGACTAGCCAGCACCGCGGCCAGCCCGAGGACCGTTTCCTCCCACGTGGACAGCTCGCGCCGGCGGGCGCGGGCGGCGTCGCGCAGCCCGGCGCGCGTCCGGGCGGAGTCGAACCAGCGGCGCAGCGCGTCCGCCAGCGAGGCCGCGTCACCGGGCAGCAGCCACCCGCCGTCGCCCAAGGCGTCCGGGACTGCGCTGGCCAGCACCGGGATCCCGCGCGCCAGCGCCTCGGCCACCGCCATCCCGTAGGTCTCGGCGCGGGACGGCAGCACGAACAGGTCGGCCGCCGCGTAGGCCGCGTCGAGGTCCGCCCCGAGCAGCGGCCCGACCAGGTCGATCCGCTCCGCCAGACCGTGCCGGGCGATCGCGGCGCGCACCGACCGGGCGTGCCCGGGGTCCGCCGGCCCGGCGCAGACGCAGGTCCACGGCCGGTCGGCGACCCGGGCCAAGGCCTCGACCAGCACGTCGTGGCCCTTGCGCGGGGTGATCGACGCGACGCAGAGCAAACTCGACACCCCGTCGCCGCCGGGGGCGAGCGGCGCGGGGTCGACGCCGGGCGCGACCACGTGCACGCGGCCCAGCCCGTGGTGGGCGGCCAGGCGTTCGCCCGCCGCCGCGCCGGTCGCCACGACCGCGTGCACGGCGCGCAGGCAGGCCCGCTCGGCGGCGTCCAGTTCGGCCGCCACCGCCGGGTCCAACCCGGTCTCCTCGGCCAGTGGCAGGTGCACCAGCACGGCCAGCCGCAGCCGGTCGGCGTGCGGTGTGACGACCTCGGGCACCCCGCACGCCACCAGCCCGTCGAGCAGCACCGGCGCGCCGTCCGGCAGGCCGGCCAACGCCCGGTGCAGCGCCGCGCGGGCGGCGTCGTCCGGGCGTGGCCAGGCACCGGCGACGACGACCGGCCGCAGCCCGCCGCCGGCCCGCCGGTTGTAGGTGTTGCCGCCGCTGGGGGTCCGGCTGTCCGGGACGACGAAGTGCCCGGTCACAGGTCCCGTTCGTAGCTCGCCCAGGCCACGTGCGACTCGTGCAGCGAGACCTCGATGCCGGACAGGCCGTGCGCGCCCACGCCGAGCGCGCCCGCGCGCACCCGGTCCGCCAGCCGGTCGGCGATGTGCTTGGCCAGGAACTCGGTCGAGGTGTTGATCCCGGCGAACTCGGGTACCTCGTCCAGGTTCCGGTAGTTCAGGTCGGCCAGCACCGCGCGCAACTCCTGGGTGGCCAGTCCGATGTCGACTACGATGTTGTCCTGGTCCAGTTCGACCCGTTTGAACCGGGCGTCCACGACGAACGTTGCTCCATGCAGGCGTTGTGCCGGACCGAAGACCTCGCCGCTGAAGCTGTGCGCGACCATCACGTGGTCGCGGACGGTGATGCTGAACAGGGTGACCTCCACGGGGTGAGCGATCCGCCGGTGCAACCTCCGACCCGAGCGTAGCCAACGCCGGGTCGGGAGTCGGGTGATGAGGGGGGCGGATGCACGAGCGAGTCTTCGGCGAGGCCGAGGTCGCCGAGTCGGACCTGGTGACGCGGCGGGGCACGTTCCGGGCGGTGGCGTTCCGGGCGGACGGGCACGAGCACCTGGCGCTGGTGCTCGGCCGGGTCCGGCTGCGGGCGGACGTGCTGGTGCGCGTCCACTCGGAGTGCATGACCGGCGACATCTTCGGCGCGCTGCGCTGCGAGTGCGGCGAGCAGCTGGACGCCGCGATGGACGCCGTCGTGCGCGAGGGCAGCGGTGTCCTGGTGTACCTGCGCGGCCACGAGGGCCGGGGCATCGGCCTGGTCGAGAAGGTCCGCACTCACGTCCTGCAGGACGAGCGCGGCTTGGACACGATCGACTCGGCCACCGAACTCGGCCTGCCGGTCGACGTCCGGGACTACCGGCCGGCGGCGCTGGTGCTGCGGCACCTGCGGGTGCGGTCCGTGCGGCTGCTGTCGAACAACCCGGACAAGATCCAGGCGTTGGAGGACAACGGCATCCCGGTCACCGCCCGGGTGCCGCTGCTGATGGCGCCCAACGAGCACAACCTCGGCTACCTGACGGCCAAGCGCGACCGCCTCGGCCACGACCTGCCGCAGGTCGCCGGCCACCAGGACCTGCTGCGCGCCGTCGACGGCTGAACCCGCTGACCGCTGAACCCGCTGACCCCGGGCCCGCCGAGGTTCGGCGGGTTCAGTGGTCAGCGGCGAGCGCGCGCCCGATGTAGTGGGCGCTGAGCGTGGCGAAGATGTAGGCCTGGAGCACCTGGATCAGCGCCTCCAGCAGGGTGATCGCGATGGCCAGCGCGAAACTGAGCAACGACACCGGTTTCACCAGTGGGCCGGCGTGCAACAGCAGGAATTCGCCGCCGAGCACGAATACCACCACCAGCAGGTGTCCGGCGAACATCGCCGCGAACACCCGGATGGCCAGGGTCACCGGGTCGAAGAAGAACTTCAGGATGATCTCGGTCGGGATCAGCAGGAACCAGAGCACCGGTTTCGGCACGCCCGGGTAGCTGAACTGGTTGCGCAGGTAGCCGCGCAGGCCGTGCCGCCGGATGCCGACCACGTGATAGGTGGGGAAGACCAGCAGGATGGCCAGCGCGGCCGGGAACCCGATGTGCGCCATGGTCGGGAACTGGATGAGCGGGATGATCCCGAAGATGTTGTTGACCAGCACGAACGTGAACAGCGACAGGATGAACGGCACGTACGGCGCGAAGTCCTTGCCGCCGATCTGCTCACGCGCGATGGTGTTGCGGCCGAAGTCGTAGATCGTTTCGGCGGCGAACTGGAGCCGGTTCGGCACAATCGTCAGCCGGCGCGCGGTGATCAGGAAGAATCCGGCGATGATGAAGGTCGACAGGACGACCAGGATCATCGGTTTGGTGACCCACCCGACGATTTCCGGCGGGAACAGGTCCCGGGCTCCGGGTGGGGTGAAGGTGTTGTCGGCCATGGGCGCCCCCCGTCCAAGGTCTTGGTCCGGACTTTACCGGACGGTGATCCGGCGTCCAGGGCCTGCCCGGTGATTTCCCGGTCGGCGGACAAGCCGCCGGAAACGCCCTGGGCACCCCGCCGCCCGGCCGCCCGGACCGGGTCGTCGCGGGTCGTCGCGGGTGCGGTTCGCCGCCGGGCGGGTGATCCCGCGGCGCTCCCCGGCGTTCTAGGGTTGGCGGCATGGACGCCGACAGGCCGGGCCGGGTTGCCGAGGGGTTCCGGTCGTTCTTCGCCGACGACCGGGTGCCGGAGTCGGTGCTGGAGCTGTTCCACCGGGTCGCCGCGACCGTGCCCGCGTACCGGAAGTTCTTGGCGGAGCACGGGGTCGACCCGGAGCGCGTGGTCACCCTGGACGACTTCCGCCGGCTGCCGCCGACCGACAAGGACAACTACCACCGCCGCTACCCGCTGCCGGAGCTGTGCCGGGACGGCCGGCTCGACGGGTGCGACCTGGTCGCGGTGTCGTCCGGGTCGAGCGGGCGGCCGACCGCGTGGCCGCGTTCCCTGGTCGACGAACTGGCCATCACCCGCCGGTTCGAGCAGGTGTTCCGCGACGCGTTCCGGGCCCACGAGCGCAGCACGCTGGCCGTGGTGTGCTTCCCGCTCGGCACGTGGGTCGGCGGCCTGTTCACGACGGCGTGCGTGCGGCACCTGGCCGCGAAGGGCTACCCGATCACGGCGGTCGCGCCGGGCAACAACAAGGCCGAGATCCTGCGCGTGCTGCCGGAACTGGCCGGCCACTTCGAGCAGGTGGTGCTCATGGGCTACCCGCCGTTCGTGAAGGACGTGGTCGACTCGGCGCACTTCGACCCGGCGGGGTTCGACTGGGCGGCGCACGACGTGAAGCTGGTGCTGGCGGGGGAGGTGTTCAGCGAACAGTGGCGCACCCTGGTGGCGGGGCGGCTGGGCATCGCCGACCCGGTGCGCGCCACGGCGTCGCTGTACGGCACGGCGGACGCCGGCGTGCTGGGCAACGAGACACCGCTGTCGGTGTCGGTGCGCCGTTTCCTGGCCGGTCGCCCGGACCTGGCGCGCGAGCTGTTCGGCGGGTCGCGGCTGCCCACGCTCGTCCAGTACGACCCGGCGAGCCGGTTCTTCGAGGAAGCCGACGGGACGCTGCTGTTCTCCGGCGACAACGGCATACCGCTGATCCGCTACCACATCGCCGACGAGGGCGGCCTGGTGTCCTCAGTGGACATGCGGGAGTTCCTGGCGCGCAACGGGTGCACGATCCCGTTCGACAACGAACTGCCGTTCGTCTTCGTGTTCGGGCGGTCGCTGTTCACGGTCTCGTACTTCGGGGCGAACGTGTACCCGGAGAACGTCTCGGTCGGTCTGGAGCAGCCCGGCGTCAGCGACCTGGTGACCGGGAAGTTCGTGCTGGAGGCGGTGTCCGACGCGGACGAGGACGCCGCGCTGCGGGTCACCGTCGAGCTGGCACCCGGCCGCACCGGGGACCCCGGTGTCATCGCGGAGTCGATCCGCGCGCACCTGGTGCGGCTCAACAGCGAGTTCGCGCACTACGTCCCGGCCGAACGGCAACTGCCGCAGGTGGTCCTGCGCCCCGCCGGCGACCCGGAGCACTTCCCGGTCGGGGTGAAGCACCGCTACACCCGTGCCCGCTGAGCGCCGGCGGCCGTCCACAGTGGCCGGGGCGTTCCGGTCTCCCGGTCGACGTAGAGTCGGGGCCTGACTGTTCGAGCGCAGGGGGACGTGGTGGAGATCCGTCGTGGTGGGCCGGCCGACCTGGCCGTGCTGTTGGCGATGCTGGACGGCGCGGTGGCGTGGCTGGACGCCTCCGGGCGCACCGGCCAGTGGGGCAGCCGGCCGTGGTCGGCGGACCAGAAGCGGGCCGGGCGGGTCGCCGACCGGGTCCGCGAGGACGTGGTGTGGGTGGCCGAGGTCGACGGCGAGCCGGCCGGCGTCCTGACCCACTCGGGGCGGGCCCCGGAGTACGTGCCCGCCGCCGACGAGCCCGAGCTGTACGTGCGGATCCTGGTCACCTCGCGCGCGTTCACCGGACGCGGGGTGGGCGGCGCGCTGCTCGACCACGCCCGCGACCAGGCCCGAGCACAGGGCGTCGGCCTGGTCCGGGTCGACTGCTACGCGGGCGGCGACGGCCAGTTGGTCCGCTACTACGAGCGCAGCGGTTTCACGGCGGTCGAGAAGTTCACGGTCGAGGACTGGCCGGGGCAGCTCCTGGCCGACCGGGTCACCGCTTCCTGAGCCGCCGCCCCCGGTCCTGGTCGGCGAATCCCGTTGCGGTCACGGGAAAACCGATCCAGAGCGACGCCCCGTGATGGTCCGGAACCGGTGCGTAGTCGGGCTGGGTCCGTTGGGGGACACCGGTTTCACCCCGCGCTGATCGCCCGGACGAGGTCGGGGTTGAGCCGGTTGGGTGCGCGCCGCGCGGGTTGTGCTTCGTCAGACCGCAGCAACCCGGGCCCGCCCCGTTCCCGTCCGCACCCGTGGCGCGCATCGTCGCAGGACCGAAGTCCCGGCGGGCGAGGGGAGTGGGTCGGCATGGCGGTTCTGGTGCTGGGACGGCCGGCGGTCCGGGTCGGCGGGGTGGTCCGCCACCCGGCGCGGCGGATGGTGCGGATCCTGCTGGGCGTGCTGGCGGTGCGGGCCAACCGGGCGCTGCCGCTGGAGTGGATCATCGACGCCCTGTGGCCGGTCCGGCCGCCCGCGTCGGCCGCCGCGAACGTGCGCAACCACCTCGCGGAGCTGCGCCGGCTGCTGGGCGAGGTCGACCCGGACGGGCCGGGCATCGTCACCTCGCGCACCGGGTACGTCCTCGCCGCCGACCCGGACGTGGTGGACGTGACGCAGTTCCAGGCGCTCCTCGCCGAAGGCCGCGAGCTGCGCGCGTGCGGCGCGGACGCGGCGGCGGCGCGCTGCCTGACCCGCGCGGTGGGCCTGTGGCGCGGCCCGGTGATGGCCGGTGCGCCGGTCCCGGACGTGGTGCGGCCGGACGTGACCGTGCTGGACGAGCAGCGGCTGTGCGCGATCGAGGACCTGGCGGAGGTGCGGCTGGCGCTGGGCTGCGCGTTCGACCTCGTGCCGGCGCTGGCCGGCCTGGTGGTGGAGCACCCGCTGCGGGAGCGGTTGTGGCGCAACCTGGTCGGCGCGCTCGCGGCGGCCGGCCGGCGCACCGAGGCGCTGGCCGTCTACCACCGGCTGGTGCGGGTGCTGGACTCCGAACTCGGCGTGGCCCCGAGCGCGGCGACCGCCGAGCTGTACGAGGCCGTTCGGCGCGACCGGCGCGACTGAACGCCGGAAGGCCACTTCGCCGTGTGCGCTCCCGTGTGCAGAGCATTTCTACACTCGCCGCTCCTGCTGAGGAAGGAGTACGGATGACTGCCGCACTGCTGCTCGACGCCGAGGAGATGGTGGCCCGCTGGCGGGCCGGTCTGGACGAGTCGGACAACCCGGCCGGCCCGCTGTTCGCCAACGGCGAGTTCGCCGAGGGCGACATCGTGGCGTGCAACCCGCCGGGCAGCCGCTGCTCGTCGTGCACGGCGTCCCGCCCGGTGTACTGCTGCTGACCCCGGTATGACCCGCGACGAGGTCGGCGAACTCGACCGAACCCTGGAATGGCTGCTCGGCCCGGCGACGGACCGGTTGTCCCGCCGGCTGGCCGAGGTCGCCGGCCTCGGCGCGCCCGAGGCGCGGGCCCTGCTCGACGCCGCCCGCGAGGTCCTGCTGGACGTGGTGCGGCGCAAGGTGATCCGCGTGCTCGTCCTGGAGCTGAACGCCGCCCGCGTCACCGGCGCGCTGACCGCCGACGACCCGGCCGGCCGGTGGGCGCAGTTCCTCGCGCACGCCGCCGAGGAGTCCTACTGGCACGGTCTGACCCGGCACTACCCGCACCTGGTCGGCCGGCTGCGGGCGACCGTCGAGAACCGGGTGGCCGCGATCGCGACCCTGGCCGGGCGCTTCGCCGAGGACCGGCCCCGGCTGGCCGCGCTGCTCGGCGCGGACGCGGGCGAGCTGCGCAAGGTCGAGTTCGGCGCGGGCGACAGCCACCGCGGCGGCCACTCGGTCACCCTGGTGCACTGCACCGGCGGCACGGTGGTCTACAAGCCACGCCCGATGGAGGTCGACCAGCGGCTGGCCGGCCTGCTGGCGGTGCTGACCGCCGGCGACCGGTACCCGATCCGGGTGCCGGCGGCGGTCGTGCGGGACGGCTACGGCTGGGCCGGGCACGTCGACCACCGGTACTGCGCGACCGAGGACGAGCTGGCCGCGTTCTACACCGCCCTGGGCCACTGGCTGGCCGTGATGCGCCTGGTGTCCGGGACCGACCTGCACGCCGAGAACATCATCGCCTGCGGCCCGGTGCCGGTCGTGGTGGACTGCGAGAGCGTCTTCACGCCCCGCCCGCCGCACCCGCCGACCGGCGCGGGCGAGGCCACCGACCGGGTCGCCGAACAGCTCAACCGGACCGTGCTGCGCACCGGCCTGCTGCCCGGCCGGGGCGCGGGGCTGGGGTGGCGCGGCGTGGACGGCTCGGCGATGGGCGGCCTGCCCGGCGAGCAGCCCGACATCGGCCTGCCGGACCTGGTGGGCGCGGGCACCGACACCGCCCGGGTGGCGATCGTGCCGCAGCAGCTCCCGCCGACCCGCAACCTGCCCAGCCCGCACCCGAGGCTGGCCCACCACTGGCCGCGGGTGGTGGCCGGGTTCGACGCGATGGCCGAGCGGATCACCCGGCTGGACCGGGCGGGCGCGCTGGAGCCGCTGCTGGCGGGGTTCGCCGACTGCGTGGTCCGGGTGATCGTCCGGGACACCGAGTCCTACACCGAGCTGGCCCGGATGCTGTGGCACCCGGCCGGCCTGCACGACCAGGCCGCCGCCGAGGGCAGGGCCCGCGCGCTGCTGGCCCGGCACTCGATGAACACCCGGGGACCCGGCGACCCGGACGTGCACGCCGCCGAGGTGGCCGAACTGCTGGTCGGCGACATCCCGGTGTTCACCACCACCCCGGCCGAGGGCTGGCTGCACACCCCCGGCGGGCTGGTCTGCGGTCCGCGGGTGGACCAGGTCGCGCTCGCGCTGGAGAACTGGCGCACCGCCGACCTGGGGCTGGAGCGCCGGGTCACGCACGCCGCCCTGGTCAGCGCCTACCTCAACCAGGGCGCGGAACCGGAGCTCGGCCGGCTGCCCGCGCCGCCGCCCGACCGGACCGGCCTGGACCGGCGGCGGCGGGCGCTGGCCGCCGGCCTGGTGCGCGAACTGGCCGGCGAGGCGGTCCGCGGCGCGGACGGCACGGCCACCTGGTTCGCGCCGATCCTGGACCGCTCCGGCTGGCAGACCACGCCGCTGACCCCGGACCTGTACGGCGGGACGCTCGGCGTCGCCGTGCTGCTGGCCGGCTACCGGCACGAGGTCGCGGCGGGCCGCGCGGACGCCGTGGACGGGGTGGCGGAGCTGCTGGCCGGGACCGTGCGCACGGCACGGCTGACCCAGCGGTGGTGGGCCGAGCAGGCCGAGCACACCCGCCGCCGACCCGACCCGACCGGCGGCTACATCGGCCTGGGCTCGCAGATCTGGTGCTGGCTCGCGCTGGACCGGCTCGGGCTCGCCGCCGACGACGAGGGCGACCCCGTGCCGGACGCGCTGTTCCTGGCCCGCCAGCTGCCCGCCGCGATCGCCGCGAGCGAAGGCCCGGACCTGGTCGTCGGCACGGCCGGCGCGATCGTGCCGCTGCTCCTGCTGGCCGAGCGGACCGGTGACGACCAGTGGGTCGACCTGGCCGCGCACGCCGGCCGCGCGCTCGTCGCGGACGCGGTGGTGACCGGTGGGCGGGCGCACTGGCCCGCCCCGAACTGGCCGGGCGGCATCGGCGGCTTCGCCCACGGCGCGACCGGCATCGGGTGGGCGCTGGGCCGGCTCGCCGAGGTGACCGGGGAACGCCGGTTCGCCGACCTCGCGCGCGGAGCCGCCGCCTACGAGGAGACCTGGTACAGCGCGGAGCGCGGGGCGTGGATGGACCCGCGCGAGCCCGACACCGTCGCCGCCGCCTGGTGCCACGGCGCGATCGGCGTCGGCCTGGCCACCGACGACCCGGAGGTGCTGCGGCGGGCGGCGTCCTCCGCGCTGCGCGACGGCATCGGCTGGACGCACACCCTGTGCCACGGCGACCTGGGCACCTGG is a window of Saccharothrix espanaensis DSM 44229 DNA encoding:
- a CDS encoding phenylacetate--CoA ligase family protein, which produces MDADRPGRVAEGFRSFFADDRVPESVLELFHRVAATVPAYRKFLAEHGVDPERVVTLDDFRRLPPTDKDNYHRRYPLPELCRDGRLDGCDLVAVSSGSSGRPTAWPRSLVDELAITRRFEQVFRDAFRAHERSTLAVVCFPLGTWVGGLFTTACVRHLAAKGYPITAVAPGNNKAEILRVLPELAGHFEQVVLMGYPPFVKDVVDSAHFDPAGFDWAAHDVKLVLAGEVFSEQWRTLVAGRLGIADPVRATASLYGTADAGVLGNETPLSVSVRRFLAGRPDLARELFGGSRLPTLVQYDPASRFFEEADGTLLFSGDNGIPLIRYHIADEGGLVSSVDMREFLARNGCTIPFDNELPFVFVFGRSLFTVSYFGANVYPENVSVGLEQPGVSDLVTGKFVLEAVSDADEDAALRVTVELAPGRTGDPGVIAESIRAHLVRLNSEFAHYVPAERQLPQVVLRPAGDPEHFPVGVKHRYTRAR
- a CDS encoding GNAT family N-acetyltransferase — translated: MEIRRGGPADLAVLLAMLDGAVAWLDASGRTGQWGSRPWSADQKRAGRVADRVREDVVWVAEVDGEPAGVLTHSGRAPEYVPAADEPELYVRILVTSRAFTGRGVGGALLDHARDQARAQGVGLVRVDCYAGGDGQLVRYYERSGFTAVEKFTVEDWPGQLLADRVTAS
- a CDS encoding AfsR/SARP family transcriptional regulator, producing the protein MAVLVLGRPAVRVGGVVRHPARRMVRILLGVLAVRANRALPLEWIIDALWPVRPPASAAANVRNHLAELRRLLGEVDPDGPGIVTSRTGYVLAADPDVVDVTQFQALLAEGRELRACGADAAAARCLTRAVGLWRGPVMAGAPVPDVVRPDVTVLDEQRLCAIEDLAEVRLALGCAFDLVPALAGLVVEHPLRERLWRNLVGALAAAGRRTEALAVYHRLVRVLDSELGVAPSAATAELYEAVRRDRRD
- a CDS encoding DUF6229 family protein, which encodes MTAALLLDAEEMVARWRAGLDESDNPAGPLFANGEFAEGDIVACNPPGSRCSSCTASRPVYCC
- a CDS encoding type 2 lanthipeptide synthetase LanM family protein, encoding MTRDEVGELDRTLEWLLGPATDRLSRRLAEVAGLGAPEARALLDAAREVLLDVVRRKVIRVLVLELNAARVTGALTADDPAGRWAQFLAHAAEESYWHGLTRHYPHLVGRLRATVENRVAAIATLAGRFAEDRPRLAALLGADAGELRKVEFGAGDSHRGGHSVTLVHCTGGTVVYKPRPMEVDQRLAGLLAVLTAGDRYPIRVPAAVVRDGYGWAGHVDHRYCATEDELAAFYTALGHWLAVMRLVSGTDLHAENIIACGPVPVVVDCESVFTPRPPHPPTGAGEATDRVAEQLNRTVLRTGLLPGRGAGLGWRGVDGSAMGGLPGEQPDIGLPDLVGAGTDTARVAIVPQQLPPTRNLPSPHPRLAHHWPRVVAGFDAMAERITRLDRAGALEPLLAGFADCVVRVIVRDTESYTELARMLWHPAGLHDQAAAEGRARALLARHSMNTRGPGDPDVHAAEVAELLVGDIPVFTTTPAEGWLHTPGGLVCGPRVDQVALALENWRTADLGLERRVTHAALVSAYLNQGAEPELGRLPAPPPDRTGLDRRRRALAAGLVRELAGEAVRGADGTATWFAPILDRSGWQTTPLTPDLYGGTLGVAVLLAGYRHEVAAGRADAVDGVAELLAGTVRTARLTQRWWAEQAEHTRRRPDPTGGYIGLGSQIWCWLALDRLGLAADDEGDPVPDALFLARQLPAAIAASEGPDLVVGTAGAIVPLLLLAERTGDDQWVDLAAHAGRALVADAVVTGGRAHWPAPNWPGGIGGFAHGATGIGWALGRLAEVTGERRFADLARGAAAYEETWYSAERGAWMDPREPDTVAAAWCHGAIGVGLATDDPEVLRRAASSALRDGIGWTHTLCHGDLGTWELLTAALAAGVAPDGLDRAGLDAMVLGSLEANGPTTGLAREVYSPSIMSGSGGIAYQLLRMHPDSDLPSVLLLGDGPAR